The following proteins are encoded in a genomic region of Pyricularia oryzae 70-15 chromosome 6, whole genome shotgun sequence:
- a CDS encoding peptidase S41 family protein, whose translation MKGSDALGYSLAVAAAFLSASSALPPQYLREMKNPRLEGRPGSEFAPVNGDGRGGPLGPPVDAKFSTTEAQSADYPTDARPDQGQSAPSGPVPNAPAATPPAPPPSTPGQPAPKPAPEQPAPKPAPEQPAPKPAPEQPAPKPAPEQPAPKQPVPKPPAPAETGKGDDMACAKIQPEVEKFLKEHPKEQARIPAKMAYDCLQSVPNKVGPAQDMIRSLKAFVGWQSTLAFLKAPPRDYMLPPTDILGGLDDIADSAQKGQYKSEYEFQAAIVEHLVTAHDGHFSYRPDVFKAFTFRNKLIAKVASVSVDGAALPKLYHMGYINNSTGTASKGFPPAIVKINGQPAATLIESLNLKYSSFQDPDSQWNSQLPSYAAPDAAPVLAASRVYQGEKVTVTYEDGSEKSEQSFALLRRGVNFTGIKTGEDFYNKFCTPDSILSSPDNISFQVQKTNTSTNGTSPSTKKKPKVQPFIEGYPWPVIRDDGGNITHGYFLNGTGYDKVAVLALNAFAPDNDVQGSDYIKNYQDVIADFLVKCKDEGKTKLVVDVTGNGGGFVVAGYELFAQLFPEVKPFQANNLRLTDSLIDLARVSNNVLNGPNVTQRFKGGNERAAVSVLQNSEVTFNLMPGFVYTPEGHNMTEEQILAPVQIKGDKFTAYQSTPYNETSADFNLTGTGSRAPAPPPVFKPDDVVILTDGTCGSTCTIFSYLAIKQANVRSTVVGGRPQVGRMQSIAGVEGSQVFAMESLAAGARAVMTLAPKERARELRNGEMGILASAYALTRAATPGSAGSVNGKNAFSMDNAQLPLQFLYQPANCRVFHTRETVMSPAETWKRVVDATWTDPDRFCVEDSQVGLNETDGIGKKKEDPLFRLGTAGVARLGAPSLAVLVSAVVGVLLGLAVV comes from the exons ATGAAGGGCTCCGACGCATTAGGCTACAGCTTGGCTGTGGCCGCGGCCTTTCTGAGCGCCTCGTCAGCCCTCCCGCCGCAGTATCTTAGGGAGATGAAAAACCCCAGGCTGGAAGGTCGCCCGGGCTCAGAGTTTGCTCCGGTAAACGGCGACGGCCGCGGTGGGCCGTTGGGCCCTCCGGTGGACGCCAAGTTCAGCACAACAGAGGCTCAGTCGGCAGACTATCCCACCGACGCGCGGCCGGATCAGGGACAGTCCGCGCCGTCTGGACCAGTACCAAACGCCCCCGCTGCCACTCCGCCTGCTCCTCCACCTTCCACGCCAGGACAGCCTGCGCCCAAACCTGCACCTGAACAACCGGCACCTAAACCCGCCCCTGAGCAGCccgcacccaagcctgcACCCGAGCAGCCAGCACCCAAGCCTGCCCCCGAACAACCTGCACCCAAACAGCCGGTACCAAAGCCTCCGGCACCTGCCGAGACCGGCAAGGGTGATGATATGGCATGCGCCAAGATCCAGCCCGAAGTGGAAAAGTTCCTCAAGGAGCACCCCAAGG AGCAAGCTCGCATCCCCGCCAAGATGGCCTACGACTGCCTGCAGTCGGTCCCCAACAAGGTCGGGCCGGCGCAGGATATGATCCGCAGCCTCAAGGCCTTTGTCGGGTGGCAGAGCACGCTGGCCTTCCTCAAGGCGCCGCCGCGCGACTACATGCTCCCGCCCACTGACATCCTAGGTGGGCTGGACGACATTGCGGACTCGGCGCAAAAGGGCCAGTACAAGAGCGAGTACGAGTTCCAGGCGGCCATCGTGGAGCACCTTGTCACGGCGCACGATGGCCACTTTAGCTACAGGCCTGATGTGTTCAAGGCTTTTACTTTCAGGAACAAGCTCATCGCAAAGGTTGCTTCCGTTTCCGTCGATGGCGCTGCTTTGCCAAAGCTGTATCATATGGGTTA CATCAACAACAGCACAGGCACGGCTTCAAAGGGCTTCCCGCCAGCCATCGTCAAGATCAACGGCCAACCCGCCGCGACCCTCATCGAATCGTTGAACCTCAAGTACTCGTCGTTCCAAGACCCGGACTCGCAGTGGAACTCGCAGCTGCCGTCGTACGCCGCGCCCGACGCCGCACCGGTCCTGGCCGCCTCGCGCGTCTACCAGGGCGAGAAGGTGACGGTGACGTACGAGGACGGCAGCGAAAAGTCCGAGCAGAGCTTCGCGCTGCTGCGCAGGGGCGTCAACTTTACGGGGATCAAGACGGGCGAGGACTTTTACAACAAGTTTTGCACGCCCGACTCGATACTCTCGTCGCCCGACAACATCTCGTTCCAGGTGCAAAAGACAAACACGAGCACCAACGGCACGTCTCCCTCCACCAAGAAGAAGCCCAAGGTCCAGCCCTTCATCGAGGGCTACCCGTGGCCCGTCATCAGGGACGACGGCGGCAACATCACCCACGGCTACTTTCTCAACGGTACCGGGTACGACAAGGTTGCGGTGCTTGCGCTCAACGCCTTTGCCCCAGACAACGATGTCCAGGGCAGCGATTACATCAAGAATTACCAGGATGTCATTGCCGACTTTTTGGTCAAGTGCAAGGATGAGGGCAAGACCAAGCTTGTTGTTGACGTGACTGGTAACGGAGGAGGGTTCGTCGTTGCGGGCTACGAGCTCTTTGCAcag CTCTTCCCTGAAGTCAAGCCGTTCCAGGCCAACAATCTGCGTCTCACCGACTCCCTGATTGACCTCGCCCGAGTCAGCAACAACGTCCTCAACGGCCCCAACGTCACTCAGCGGTTCAAAGGCGGCAACGAGCGCGCCGCCGTCTCGGTGCTGCAGAACTCGGAAGTCACCTTCAACCTGATGCCCGGGTTCGTGTACACGCCCGAGGGCCACAACATGACCGAGGAGCAGATCCTGGCCCCGGTGCAGATCAAGGGCGACAAGTTCACCGCCTACCAGTCCACACCCTACAACGAGACGTCGGCCGACTTCAACCTGACCGGCACGGGCAGCCGAGCCCCTGCGCCGCCTCCCGTCTTCAAGCCCGACGACGTGGTGATCCTGACCGACGGCACCTGCGGCAGCACCTGCACCATCTTCTCGTACCTGGCCATCAAGCAGGCCAACGTGCGCTCGACCGTCGTCGGCGGCCGTCCGCAGGTCGGCAGGATGCAGTCCATCGCCGGCGTCGAGGGCTCGCAGGTCTTCGCCATGGAGTCGCTGGCCGCGGGCGCACGAGCCGTCATGACGCTCGCGCCCAAGGAGCGCGCCCGCGAGCTCCGCAACGGCGAGATGGGCATCCTGGCGTCGGCCTACGCGCTCACGCGGGCCGCGACGCCCGGCAGCGCAGGCAGCGTCAACGGCAAGAACGCCTTCTCCATGGACAATGCGCAGCTGCCCCTGCAGTTCCTGTACCAGCCCGCCAACTGCCGCGTCTTCCACACGCGCGAGACGGTCATGAGCCCCGCCGAGACCTGGAagcgcgtcgtcgacgcCACCTGGACGGACCCCGACCGCTTCTGCGTCGAGGACAGCCAGGTCGGCCTCAACGAGACCGACGGCAtcggcaagaagaaggaggatCCGCTCTTCAGGCTCGGAACTGCCGGCGTCGCGAGGTTGGGCGCGCCGAGCCTGGCGGTTCTCGTGAGTGCCGTGGTTGGTGTGCTGTTGGGTCTCGCGGTTGTATGA